Proteins encoded within one genomic window of Numenius arquata chromosome 12, bNumArq3.hap1.1, whole genome shotgun sequence:
- the WFDC3 gene encoding WAP four-disulfide core domain protein 3 has translation MPTARSVLVLAGLLALWAELPPASAQNVTTKAGVCPDPATEAVNCTVGCQSDGDCESTLKCCPAACGKACQKPDEKPGTCPPVSPGIPMLGVCTNQCKTDSNCSGNQKCCRNGCGKVSCVTPLH, from the exons ATGCCCACGGCCCGCAGCGTGCTCGTCCTGGCGGGGCTCCTGGCTCTCTGGGCAGAGCTGCCTCCAGCATCCGCCCAGAATGTCACCA CGAAAGCCGGCGTGTGCCCGGACCCGGCGACGGAAGCAGTGAACTGCACGGTGGGGTGCCAGTCCGATGGCGACTGCGAGAGCACCCTCAAGTGCTGCCCGGCGGCCTGCGGCAAGGCCTGCCAGAAGCCCGACG AGAAGCCCGGCACCTGCCCACCCGTCAGCCCGGGGATCCCCATGCTGGGCGTCTGCACGAACCAGTGCAAGACGGACTCCAACTGCTCCGGGAACCAGAAGTGCTGCAGGAACGGCTGTGGCAAGGTCTCCTGTGTGACGCCCCTCCACTGA